A window of the Henckelia pumila isolate YLH828 chromosome 3, ASM3356847v2, whole genome shotgun sequence genome harbors these coding sequences:
- the LOC140889837 gene encoding uncharacterized protein, producing MKHVMRKRFVPNHYYRDMYRHLHTLKHGSRSVEDYYNEMETTMIRTNIEEDNEATIARFLCGLNREIQDKLELRHCFDLDEMVQTDMKVEQQLKRRGVGRVLAGGRSSTSWRPNVVKREDNKPVSKPKSDTKLEAPMQEENGTPEASNTRSRYIKCFRCQGVGQIASQCPNKKFMIINACGDVESESDGGEDNYDDMPALEDLDDEGYGAVVSELLVTMRILNTHHKEEEEIQRENLFHTRCFVTEKVCSLIIDGGSCKNVSSCELVEKFGLPILKHPQPYRLQWFNYCAEVRVNKQVAALFSIENIDKKNEMALEKKSEKKRDEKKEFLLNTSDIAGDLPSIVTSLLQEFEDLFPEELPQGLPPLREIEHQINFVPGSALLNHPAYRSNSEETNKNLDDHVEHLRFVLITLKAENLYANLKKYVFCVGIGGVLMQGGKRVAYFSEKLNGSALNYPTYDKEFYALVRYKQGKENVAADALSRRYVLLTTSNSKFLGFEHVKELYASDVDFGEIYESCMRGPKDKYFMHDCYLFKEDRLCIPKTSIRELLVRESHSGGLMENFGVDKTYQTLHEHFYWPHMKHDVERVCEKCVTCRKAKYRTQPHGLYTPLPVPSEPWVDISIDFFLGLPRSKKVRENIERKNLQYTMQENKGRKKVVIEPGDWVWLQLRKKHFLEKRHSKLLPRGDIPFQVLERISDNAYKLDLPEGEDDAIMDGAHIGQVAKEAKDPLAMPQGPITRGRSKKFKESLQSFMKNYQDSIGVLEDPFGGCFNVLELIKDQENQENKINREEEEDASAPCSLRICTRDRAYAPHFAHLWK from the exons ATGAAGCATGTTATGAGGAAGCGATTTGTGCCTAACCATTATTATCGTGATATGTATAGGCATTTGCATACTTTGAAACATGGATCTAGGAGCGTGGAGGATTATTACAATGAAATGGAGACCACGATGATCCGGACCAATATTGAGGAAGATAACGAGGCTACAATTGCTCGATTTCTTTGTGGCTTAAATAGGGAGATCCAAGATAAATTGGAGCTTCGTCACTgctttgatttggatgagatggtacAGACGGACATGAAGGTGGAGCAACAGCTCAAGAGAAGGGGAGTTGGTCGAGTGCTTGCCGGTGGAAGGTCGTCGACTTCTTGGCGTCCGAACGTTGTGAAACGGGAAGATAACAAGccggtgtccaaaccaaaatCTGACACCAAACTGGAGGCGCCAATGCAAGAAGAAAATGGTACACCTGAGGCTTCTAATACTCGTTCTAGATATATTAAGTGTTTTAGGTGTCAAGGTGTTGGCCAAATTGCTAGCCAATgcccaaataaaaaatttatgattATTAATGCTTGTGGTGATGTGGAGTCTGAGAGTGATGGGGGTGAGGATaattatgatgatatgcctgCATTGGAGGATCTCGATGATGAGGGATATGGTGCGGTGGTTAGTGAGTTGTTGGTCACTATGAGAATTTTAAATACACACCATAAGGAGGAAGAAGAGATTCAACGAGAAAATCTTTTTCATACTCGTTGCTTTGTGACTGAGAAGGTGTGCAGTCTCATTATTGATGGTGGGAGTTGTAAAAATGTATCCAGTTGTGAGTTGGTGGAGAAATTTGGGTTGCCTATTTTAAAACATCCTCAGCCATATCGGTTGCAGTGGTTTAATTACTGTGCGGAGGTGAGGGTGAATAAACAAGTAGCGGCTCTATTTTCTATCG aaaatattgataaaaaaaatgagatGGCCTTGGAAAAGAAAAGTGAGAAAAAAAGAGATGAGAAAAAA GAGTTTCTCCTAAatacaagtgatatagccggagatCTTCCGAGTATTGTTACATCTCTTTTGCAGGAGTTCGAGGATTTGTTTCCGGAGGAGCTACCTCAAGGGTTACCACCTTTGAGAGAGATTGAGCATCAGATCAACTTCGTACCCGGGAGTGCGTTGCTGAACCAtccagcttataggagcaaTTCGGAGGAGACAAA CAAGAACTTGGATGACCATGTAGAACACTTGAGGTTTGTACTAATCACTTTGAAAGCTGAAAATTTATATGCTAATCTGAAAAAGTATGTGTTTT GTGTTGGAATCGGAGGAGTATTGATGCAAGGAGGAAAGAGAGTAGCATATTTTAGTGAGAAGTTGAATGGATCAGCGTTGAATTATCCAACGTATGATAAGGAGTTTTATGCTTTAGTGCGA tacaagcaaggcAAGGAAAATGTGGCAGCGGATGCGTTGTCACGAAGGTACGTTCTCTTAACTACTTCAAATTCTAAATTTTTGGGTTTTGAGCATGTGAAGGAATTATATGCTAGTGATGTTGACTTTGGTGAGATATATGAGTCTTGTATGCGTGGTCCAAAGGATAAATATTTCATGCATGATTGttatttgtttaaggaggatAGATTGTGCATTCCTAAAACTTCAATTAGGGAATTACTCGTTAGAGAATCGCATAGTGGTGGTTTAATGGAGAATTTTGGAGTGGATAAAACATATCAAACTTTGCATGAAcacttttattggccacatatgaaacACGATGTTGAGAGAGTTTGTGAGAAGTGTGTAACTTGTAGGAAGGCAAAGTATAGAACACAACCGCATGGATTATATACCCCACTTCCTGTACCTAGTGAACCATGGGTAGACATTTCCATCGATTTTTTTCTTGGGTtaccgaggtctaagaag GTGCGAGAGAATATAGAGAgaaagaatttgcagtatactATGCAAGAGAACAAAGGGAGGAAGAAGGTTGTAATTGAACCaggtgattgggtttggttgcagTTGAGGAAAAAGCATTTTTTGGAGAAGAGGCATTCGAAATTGTTACCTAGAGGAGATATTCCATTTCAAGTTTTGGAGCGAATTAGTGACAATGCTTACAAATTGGACTTGCCAG aaggggaggatgatgcaaTCATGGATGGTGCGCATATTGGACAAGTGGCTAAGGAAGCTAAAGATCCGTTGGCGATGCCACaaggaccaattacgagaggtcgaaGCAAGAAATTTAAAGAATCACTTCAaagttttatgaaaaattatcaagATAGCATTGGTGTTCTTGAAGATCCATTTGGAGGTTGTTTCAATGTTCTAGAATTGATAAAAGACCAagaaaatcaagaaaataaaataaatcgaGAAGAAGAGGAAGACGCATCTGCGCCATGTAGCTTACGCATCTGCACAAGGGATCGCGCATATGCACCCCATTTTGCGCATCTGTGGAAGTGA